CACACgcctcgggatcaaagaaatagccagattttatatatactcaattatcaggtacgtgatgacgtacgagcatatgttgttattgtttagtattgatgaatactattgtgttgaacgatggTAAATCACTGGATatgggtgatttgatattatattttttgttgtttCTGATTGTTGATGTTGTCGgctgtcgttgttgggagacgtcacgttgatgttgttcgttcaacgatattgctgtcgccggagttggggtgcgacgtatcgttgatgttattcgttcgacgatattgctgtcgccggtgttggggtacgacgtatcgtcgatgttgttgttcgttcgacgatattgctgtcgccggagttggtgtgcgacgtatcgtcgatgttattgttgcagtatgatgttgttgaggttgttgatggctgattgtccagaaactgCAAAGGGAGTATTTCTATTACcatttcagttatatcttatgttgttgataatataattgttatgtatttcgatgatgattgttgtgtatgctcaccctttgaggactgtttctgttgggcatgttacaggactatgcgtgagacatgatagtggtgaaggactagaTGTGTCTAGTCAAATAGTCCTGTAGTTAATAATAAATAGAGACAGCATGGttcattgtcttatttgagttgtatgtgtgtatttattatactgtttctgctacactgacgtagatagtgtggtgattgcactattttgtcgtatatgcattatattattatgtcgtcgaaaagaaaatttttatgcatatgacgtcacatgttgtatgattacgtggcgaggtttgggacGCCACACTGATGCTCCTAAAGGTAACTCCAAGAAAAGGGATTAAACAAGCGGGAAGTCGGGTAAAGTTGCAGCCACGATTTATTAGACCTTTTAAGATGATCAGACGAATAGGGCCTTAGgcatacatattatcatcatcgaaaaaaataattttgaaatacataatatttttcatgtatcacAACTTCAGAAGATGTCGAGCAGATGCGAATCAAATAAATGATTCTAAACAAATTGATCTGGGAGGGATATGTCGTACGAAAACAACCTACTGAGATATTTAATCAGAAAATTATAAAACTTCACGACAAAAAGATTCTGCCGGTTAAAGTACTATGACACAATCACCATGTCGAAGAAGCTACCGGTGAAAGTACCATGTGcaagtctatatatatatatcgaaaaaAAAATACCGAAACTATTCCAAAATTCAAACAAAAATTTATGAACACTCTTTAATCATCCAGaaagctttagaaataggagGTGTCGagaaataaaaatccataatcacTGAGAAAAATCAAAATCCCGAAGACGGAAGAACATTGTTGGAAATTTTCCAGAAAACAGCGGGGAGAAAGTTCTTCATTATGATGCATatttttttacaagaaaatcTCAGTCATTTGTTCTCGGGTGACTAGAAAACACCTTTGAAAACATTTGGAAAATACAAAATATGAAACGCATCtacttagaattttaaaacattttgtATACAAAAGTTGTATACTGTAACACGGAGGTTTAACCCTAAAAATTCCGCATGCACGTGGTCGCTCGAGCACATCCATGCACCGAAAAGGTGAACGTGTCCTCCACGGGCCACGTCATTTTTCAAATTTGTCTATATCCGAAGGTTTTTGCACTGATTGTAGGCTTCGAGtccaaaattcatatttttctGAGTTGTATAAgatttattatgaatttcaaatggaaaaaaaatgtttttgtcATTATGATTTTTGAATGGTTTGAGAGCTGATTTGATGCTTACGTTTCATTACCATGCACACTATTTTTGGACATTAATATGTAAGAAAAGTTGTTCATCATGTTACCTAGTATATCAAATGCCGGTCAAAGCCCCAAAAGTCGTTGGAAATAACCTTTTAGCAGCAACCAAAAACCCTTGCaaatcatttttgaaaatacgcATTCTGGGCAAAATCAACtaggatttttgaaaaaattatatacCAAAGTTGTAGAACTCAACAAGACACAGCTACTAGAAAAACATGGGATGCATGTGGTGGCCTAAGACCGGCCACGATTCATTTCCTTGGCGCTACACGAGTTCGAAAATTCTAGTTTCTGAAAGTTATCGGAGTAATTTCCGACCTATCTTACAAGTTTcatgattttttgaaaaaattctgATTTGTCGGGAATTTTTgtttaaattcaaaataatattggACTTAATTTTCAACGAGAAATAGAATTTAAGGAGTCAAGTGTTAAATGCGAGACTAACACAcataacatcataaaaattattattttatggatTATTGAAGCAATCAGACTAAGAAAGCAAGCTATTTAGTAAGCTATTCAAGTGATGTTTTAttacaaatttttttctatGTCAGCTTTTTGACATTCTGCCTGGTATTTacgataaaatttaaattatgtcATTCTTATATATTTCATCATATTGAAATGTCACATTATATTAGTCATATTGTATTTCATGTGTTATTGATTCCAATCATTCATAAACTACTGCAAATGAATGGATGACTGATTATTAATCGGATCTCTGTACAATGGTCATCGTACCGTAAATCGAGTCAACTAGACAACGTGGCGTTGATCCACAATATGAGTCCAATGAATAACAGGTTGTCAACCCGAGTATATGGTTAATCTGAATAAAGTGACTTCGGTCCGGAAATTTGAGTTCACATTGCCTCGTAAATGATAAACTATacagattttatttaaatatatgggAAAAGTACTATATCGAAGATTGGTGGAAGCCGCCTCTCTAGCATACAATATCTAGAAACCAGTGCAATTATTGTGTTTTTGTTGACTTCACTTTGAATTATAACAATTTACCATTTCCCTCTAATTATATGTCATATTGAATTAACACTGATATATTATAGTTCTACATTTTATATTACTTAAGCAAAATTAATGTTGTCACTAAGTTCTAAAAGATTTAACATCTATTATCCTTTCTATTATTGTAAATGCCAGATGTGTGTGCGCCTTTCTTTGTATGACATGGAATACTATATTTTAACTTTATTCCAAAATTTTCTGCTATATCACCAAGATTTAGTTGTCCATTGTCCATTTACACATTCAATATGGATCTTTACATGATTATTATTAGATTTCTTTTCACTGTCGAAGCAAGCTTTCATCAAAAAGAAAGTGGAACACACTTGGATGTGTTGTTTGATTAAACTTGTActtttatttcatttcattgATGGAAAATGAAATTTCATACATATTTTTCATTCGTTAGATTTTTCGATCCATGGTAGTTTAAACCGAAGTATAATTAATTTAGAAGTAGACATTTGGCATGTTGCCTGGAGTAGTGGGAAACAAAATCATGAGACTTTGAATTCTCGTTTGATGGGGTCTCCATTGTCTTTAGTGGGACAAGTTTTCATCAAAAAGAAAGTGGAACACACTGCATTTTCAAGCAAAGCAAAACCACCATCTTTACCTAAcaaaaatactcacatcatcATGTTCTTGATTCTCCATTATTTCTCACCTTCCACTAAATAAATTATCTTCAAAATATTTGAGCAAAGTGAATTTGCTATCCATGGAAAACCTTGTGTTCTTAAATCACAAACTAAATATAGATGGACTCGAGcttttttgaattttcatacatACATATTGTGAATACAATTTGCCTAGTGTGAGTGAATAAAAAGAACAGCTACCTATTTTGCATTCTATTCCTACGTTGTTTCTTTCAAGCCAAGTTGATGTTTTGGTTTTCTTGCATTTTGTTTGCCGTATCAACTCTGTTTCTTGACCAAAATCATCACCTGATCGAATCTTGAAGTTCATAGAATCTGCATCGAATGAACATGGAAACCACTCGATTCACCTACAACCAGATATCGGAACCATCCTTTTCGGGTATTCTTGAAATCCATGTTCATCATGCAAGAAACATTCACAACATATGCATATACGACAACCAAGATGTTTATGCAAAATTCTCCCTCACATACAATCCTGATGATGTTCTCTCTACCAGGATCATCAATGGAGGCGGCAAGAACCCAGAATTCAACGAGGATTTGATCATGAAAATCAACACAAAGAATGCTGTGCTCAAATGTGAGATATGGATGCTTAGTAGAGCCAAGAATTTCATGGACGATCAGCTTCTTGGATTTGCTCTTGTCCCAATTTCTTCTGTTTTGGGTAAAGGAAAAGTGACTCAAGATTTCGATCTTTCTTCAACTGATCTGTTTCATTCCCCAGCGGGTACCATCAAACTTTCGCTTTCCTTAAATGCAAACACTCCGCTGAATCTAATGTCAGTTCCTTTCGCTGATTCAGCTGCTGATTCTTCTACCACTTCTGAACTTTTAGTCGATAAAAAGATTTCGGAAGATTACTCGAGGATAGAATTTCCTGACATAAATGTAGTTGATGAAAATCAGCAGATGGTTGCAGAGTATTTTGATTTGGCTAAAAATGGAAGGCTTTTAAAGGCGGATGGCTTGTTCCTTTGCCTTGGGGCTGCGTCAGATGTGCTTATCGACGACTATCAAATGGCTGGTAACTCGTCTGAGGGGTATCATTCGGCTTCAGCATCACCTGATGGAAGTATCCAAAACTCATGTCTTCACAGTTCTACCATGACATGCTTAAGTGGAGATCGAAATCTTGTTGAAACAATGGAGAAAAGAAGTCAAGTGTTCAGTGATTATTCGACTTCGTTGGATGATAATGGATCAATCATAGCAGAAACTTCTATTTTGAAGAAGAATGACGATTCCCAATTTGGAAACAAGCTTAACTTTTCCAGTAAAGACGTGGAAAGCAACATAGAAAGGAACAAACATGCAGCGAAAATAGCAAGCAATATTAAGCTTGAGGCCGAGGAGTCCGCCATGCAGCAACAGATAGTTGATATGTATATGAGGAGCATGCAGCAATTTACAGAGTCTCTGGCAAATATGAAGCTTCCAATGGACTTAAATAAGCCTCAAGCTGATGAACATGGCGATTCGGTTCAGAATCTGAATGAAAACGTAGAGCCCGAGGACAAGAGAAAAGATGGTTCCAGGGTATTTTAT
This window of the Primulina tabacum isolate GXHZ01 chromosome 4, ASM2559414v2, whole genome shotgun sequence genome carries:
- the LOC142543061 gene encoding uncharacterized protein LOC142543061 isoform X3, whose translation is MKINTKNAVLKCEIWMLSRAKNFMDDQLLGFALVPISSVLGKGKVTQDFDLSSTDLFHSPAGTIKLSLSLNANTPLNLMSVPFADSAADSSTTSELLVDKKISEDYSRIEFPDINVVDENQQMVAEYFDLAKNGRLLKADGLFLCLGAASDVLIDDYQMAGNSSEGYHSASASPDGSIQNSCLHSSTMTCLSGDRNLVETMEKRSQVFSDYSTSLDDNGSIIAETSILKKNDDSQFGNKLNFSSKDVESNIERNKHAAKIASNIKLEAEESAMQQQIVDMYMRSMQQFTESLANMKLPMDLNKPQADEHGDSVQNLNENVEPEDKRKDGSRVFYGSRAFF
- the LOC142543061 gene encoding uncharacterized protein LOC142543061 isoform X2 produces the protein MNMETTRFTYNQISEPSFSGILEIHVHHARNIHNICIYDNQDVYAKFSLTYNPDDVLSTRIINGGGKNPEFNEDLIMKINTKNAVLKCEIWMLSRAKNFMDDQLLGFALVPISSVLGKGKVTQDFDLSSTDLFHSPAAADSSTTSELLVDKKISEDYSRIEFPDINVVDENQQMVAEYFDLAKNGRLLKADGLFLCLGAASDVLIDDYQMAGNSSEGYHSASASPDGSIQNSCLHSSTMTCLSGDRNLVETMEKRSQVFSDYSTSLDDNGSIIAETSILKKNDDSQFGNKLNFSSKDVESNIERNKHAAKIASNIKLEAEESAMQQQIVDMYMRSMQQFTESLANMKLPMDLNKPQADEHGDSVQNLNENVEPEDKRKDGSRVFYGSRAFF
- the LOC142543061 gene encoding uncharacterized protein LOC142543061 isoform X1: MNMETTRFTYNQISEPSFSGILEIHVHHARNIHNICIYDNQDVYAKFSLTYNPDDVLSTRIINGGGKNPEFNEDLIMKINTKNAVLKCEIWMLSRAKNFMDDQLLGFALVPISSVLGKGKVTQDFDLSSTDLFHSPAGTIKLSLSLNANTPLNLMSVPFADSAADSSTTSELLVDKKISEDYSRIEFPDINVVDENQQMVAEYFDLAKNGRLLKADGLFLCLGAASDVLIDDYQMAGNSSEGYHSASASPDGSIQNSCLHSSTMTCLSGDRNLVETMEKRSQVFSDYSTSLDDNGSIIAETSILKKNDDSQFGNKLNFSSKDVESNIERNKHAAKIASNIKLEAEESAMQQQIVDMYMRSMQQFTESLANMKLPMDLNKPQADEHGDSVQNLNENVEPEDKRKDGSRVFYGSRAFF